One genomic region from Doryrhamphus excisus isolate RoL2022-K1 chromosome 14, RoL_Dexc_1.0, whole genome shotgun sequence encodes:
- the polr1h gene encoding DNA-directed RNA polymerase I subunit RPA12, with the protein MSCFDGDPNFCPECGNVLPLPGMQDTVCCPRCSFSSPVSAFSGREIHSTVVFNQADRSSVLLESSEDSEMKGPVIDRRCSRCNKEGMIYHTRQMRSADEGQTVFFTCTHCRYQEKEDS; encoded by the exons ATGTCTTGTTTTGACGGCGATCCCAACTTCTGCCCGGAGTGTGGGAATGTTCTCCCTCTCCCGGGAATGCAAGACACGGTCTGCTGTCCCCGCTGTTCTTTCTCCAGTCCTGTATCAG cATTTTCAGGTCGAGAAATTCACTCTACGGTGGTCTTCAATCAAGCGGACAGGTCTTCTGTGCTTCTGGAGAGCAGTGAGGACTCTGAAATGAAGGGGCCTGTG ATCGACAGACGATGCTCTCGCTGCAACAAAGAAGGCATGATTTACCACACCAGGCAGATGAGGTCTGCAGATGAAGGCCAGACCGTCTTCTTCACGTGTACACACTGCAG GTACCAAGAGAAGGAGGACTCCTGA
- the mgat1b gene encoding alpha-1,3-mannosyl-glycoprotein 2-beta-N-acetylglucosaminyltransferase b yields MVRKKGSLILCGAFLFVAWNAVLLLYLWGRPPIGRLGEGGGAEPGGKEEWDVIGGKGSPASLAGEVIRLAEEVEFQLETQKKLLKVIESHKAAWSKWKDVGKGQTGVTQKGHLDADRQPPKPALPLNDEADTKDPTPKQTPLTSAAPDVAHQSHVKTVSTGNGQLATSASPEVVIPILVIACDRVTVKRSLDKLLQYRPSPQLHPIIVSQDCSHAETASVIDSYGPQLTHIRQPDLSDIRVRPEHRKFQGYYKIARHYRWALNQVFGTFSHSAVVIVEDDLEVAPDFFEYFRALYPVLRSDPTLWCVSAWNDNGRDALVDPSKAGLLHRTDFFPGLGWMLLKEVWAELEPKWPSAFWDDWMRQPEQRKDRSCVRPEISRTITFGRKGVSLGQFFDQYLRYIRLNTEFVPFTKQDLSYLLKDKYDDRFIQEVYRTPLVKMEELQHGGTLRGPGPYRVKYSSRDSFKVLARNLGVMDDLKSGVPRTGYRGVVSFLFRGRRVFLAPPEGWTQYDVSWS; encoded by the exons ATGGTTCGAAAGAAGGGTTCCTTGATACTATGCGGTGCTTTTCTGTTTGTTGCGTGGAATGCCGTGCTGCTGCTCTACCTTTGGGGTCGCCCTCCAATTGGCCGCCTCGGCGAAGGTGGCGGCGCCGAACCGGGAGGCAAAGAGGAGTGGGATGTGATCGGAGGCAAAGGAAGCCCGGCCAGCCTGGCGGGTGAGGTGATCCGCTTGGCCGAGGAAGTGGAATTTCAGCTGGAGACCCAGAAAAAGCTACTAAAGGTGATCGAGAGCCACAAGGCGGCCTGGTCCAAGTGGAAAGACGTTGGCAAAGGACAAACGGGTGTCACCCAAAAAGGCCACTTGGATGCCGATCGTCAGCCGCCAAAGCCTGCGCTCCCGTTGAACGACGAGGCGGACACCAAGGATCCAACTCCAAAACAGACGCCCCTGACTTCAGCCGCTCCAGATGTTGCGCACCAATCCCACGTCAAGACGGTCAGCACCGGAAACGGCCAACTGGCAACCTCTGCCAGCCCGGAAGTTGTCATTCCCATCCTCGTCATCGCTTGCGACAGAGTCACCGTGAAACGCAGTCTGGACAAACTCCTTCAGTACCGCCCTTCCCCACAACTCCACCCGATCATCGTCAGCCAGGACTGCAGCCATGCCGAGACCGCCAGTGTCATCGACTCGTACGGCCCTCAACTGACGCACATTCGCCAACCGGACCTCTCGGACATCAGAGTACGACCCGAGCACAGGAAGTTCCAGGGCTACTACAAGATTGCCAGACATTACCGATGGGCCCTCAACCAAGTGTTCGGCACGTTCTCCCATTCCGCCGTGGTCATCGTGGAGGACGACCTGGAG GTGGCTCCAGACTTCTTTGAGTACTTCAGAGCCCTCTACCCAGTCCTGCGCTCGGACCCGACCCTGTGGTGTGTATCTGCCTGGAATGACAACGGCAGGGACGCCTTGGTGGATCCATCCAAAGCCGGTCTCCTCCACAGGACAGATTTCTTCCCGGGTCTGGGCTGGATGCTGCTCAAGGAGGTTTGGGCCGAGTTAGAACCCAAATGGCCTTCGGCCTTCTGGGACGATTGGATGCGTCAGCCCGAGCAGCGCAAGGACCGCTCGTGCGTTCGGCCAGAAATCTCCCGGACTATTACGTTTGGGCGGAAAGGGGTCAGTCTAGGTCAGTTCTTTGACCAGTACCTTCGCTATATTCGACTCAACACGGAATTTGTGCCTTTTACCAAACAAGACTTGTCTTATCTGCTCAAAGACAAGTACGATGACCGGTTCATTCAAGAGGTTTACCGTACGCCGCTGGTCAAGATGGAGGAGCTGCAACATGGGGGAACGTTAAGGGGGCCGGGGCCCTACAGAGTCAAGTATTCAAGCAGGGACAGTTTCAAGGTTCTGGCCCGAAATCTGGGGGTGATGGATGACTTGAAGTCCGGGGTCCCACGGACGGGCTACAGGGGCGTTGTCAGTTTCCTCTTCAGAGGTCGAAGGGTGTTCTTGGCTCCGCCAGAAGGTTGGACGCAGTACGATGTCAGCTGGAGCTGA